From Streptomyces sp. NBC_00370, a single genomic window includes:
- a CDS encoding TerD family protein, with product MGVSLSKGGNVSLTKEAPGLTAVLVGLGWDVRTTTGTDYDLDASALLVNEAGKVGTDQNFVFYNNLKSPDGSVEHTGDNLTGEGEGDDEVVKVNLAAVPAEVSKIVFPVSIHDAESRGQSFGQVRNAFIRVVNQDGGAELARYDLSEDAATETAMVFGELYRNGAEWKFRAVGQGYASGLSGIAADFGVGV from the coding sequence GTGGGAGTTTCCCTGTCCAAAGGCGGCAATGTCTCGCTCACCAAGGAGGCACCCGGACTGACGGCGGTACTGGTCGGGCTCGGCTGGGACGTACGGACGACGACCGGCACCGACTACGACCTGGACGCCAGCGCCCTGCTGGTCAACGAGGCCGGCAAGGTCGGCACCGACCAGAACTTCGTCTTCTACAACAACCTCAAGAGCCCCGACGGATCCGTCGAGCACACCGGTGACAACCTCACCGGCGAGGGCGAGGGCGACGACGAGGTGGTCAAGGTGAATCTCGCGGCCGTGCCCGCCGAGGTCAGCAAGATCGTCTTCCCCGTCTCGATCCATGACGCGGAAAGCCGTGGGCAGAGTTTCGGCCAGGTCCGCAACGCGTTCATCCGCGTCGTCAACCAGGACGGCGGCGCCGAGCTGGCCCGCTACGACCTGAGCGAGGACGCGGCGACGGAGACCGCGATGGTCTTCGGCGAGCTGTACCGCAACGGCGCGGAGTGGAAGTTCCGCGCGGTCGGCCAGGGATATGCCAGTGGACTGTCCGGAATCGCGGCCGACTTCGGCGTAGGCGTCTGA
- a CDS encoding FBP domain-containing protein yields MRPLTEREIRTAFVNCSKGEAKRLSVPHDLAERPWDDLDFFGWRDLQVPGRACLATELDGRTVALVLRCPSPAFQQGRRSMCSICLTTHSGGVSLMVAPKAGKAGREGNSVGAYMCSDLACPLYLRGKKDAGVGARLHETLTMEQKIERTVGNLASFIAKVTA; encoded by the coding sequence ATGAGGCCGCTGACTGAGCGAGAGATCCGTACCGCGTTCGTGAACTGTTCCAAGGGCGAGGCGAAGCGCCTGTCCGTCCCCCACGACCTGGCCGAACGGCCCTGGGACGACCTGGACTTCTTCGGCTGGCGGGACCTCCAGGTCCCCGGCCGCGCCTGCCTCGCCACGGAGCTGGACGGCCGAACCGTGGCGCTCGTGCTGCGCTGCCCGAGTCCTGCCTTCCAGCAGGGGCGGCGCAGCATGTGCTCGATCTGTCTGACCACACACAGCGGAGGGGTCTCGCTGATGGTCGCCCCGAAGGCGGGCAAGGCAGGCCGGGAGGGCAACTCGGTGGGCGCCTACATGTGCAGCGACCTGGCCTGCCCGCTGTATCTGCGGGGGAAGAAGGACGCGGGTGTGGGCGCGCGGCTGCACGAGACGCTCACCATGGAGCAGAAGATCGAGCGGACCGTCGGGAACCTCGCGTCGTTCATCGCCAAGGTCACCGCGTGA
- a CDS encoding GDSL-type esterase/lipase family protein, which yields MNTTRHDWISTPITEDIVRGALELERTPQGVLPHRLPAWARAQYSDGQLAMAESQPSGVRLAFRTRATAVELETLRTKPSYEGAPLRPDGVYDLLVDGELTGQAGVSGGNVLHIDMTTGTANLEPGPPGTLRFDELPARDKDIEIWLPYNETTQLVALRTDAPVEPAPDRGRKVWLHHGSSISHGSNSASPTTTWPALAASLGTVELINLGLGGSALLDPFTARTMRDTPADLISVKIGINLVNADLMRLRAFTPAVHGFLDTIREGHPTAPLLVVSPVHCPIHEDTPGPSAPDFSDISEGTLRFRAAGDPAERAVGKLTLGVIREELARIVAQRSADDPHLHYLDGNDLYGPEDYAELPLPDQLHPDPAGQRRIGENFARLAFGADGPFVAKTD from the coding sequence ATGAACACCACCCGGCACGACTGGATCAGCACACCCATCACCGAGGACATCGTGCGCGGCGCACTCGAACTGGAGCGGACCCCCCAGGGGGTGCTGCCGCACCGGCTGCCCGCCTGGGCGCGCGCCCAGTACTCCGACGGACAGCTGGCCATGGCGGAGTCCCAGCCGTCCGGTGTGCGGCTGGCGTTCCGTACCCGGGCCACCGCCGTCGAACTCGAAACCCTGCGCACCAAGCCGTCCTACGAGGGCGCGCCGCTGCGTCCCGACGGGGTGTACGACCTGCTCGTCGACGGTGAACTGACCGGCCAGGCCGGTGTGAGCGGCGGCAACGTCCTGCACATCGACATGACCACCGGCACGGCGAACTTGGAACCGGGCCCGCCCGGCACGCTCCGCTTCGACGAACTGCCCGCCAGGGACAAGGACATCGAGATCTGGCTGCCGTACAACGAGACCACCCAGCTCGTCGCGCTGCGCACCGACGCGCCCGTCGAACCCGCCCCGGACCGGGGCCGCAAGGTGTGGCTGCACCACGGGAGTTCGATCAGCCACGGCTCCAACTCCGCGAGCCCCACCACGACCTGGCCCGCGCTGGCCGCGTCCCTCGGCACGGTGGAGCTGATCAATCTCGGGCTCGGCGGCAGCGCGCTGCTCGACCCGTTCACCGCCCGCACCATGCGGGACACCCCGGCCGACCTGATCAGCGTCAAGATCGGCATCAATCTCGTCAACGCCGACCTGATGCGGCTGCGCGCCTTCACCCCGGCCGTGCACGGCTTCCTCGACACCATCCGTGAGGGGCACCCCACCGCACCGCTGCTGGTCGTCTCCCCCGTCCACTGCCCCATCCACGAGGACACCCCCGGCCCCAGCGCCCCGGACTTCAGCGACATCTCCGAGGGCACGCTGCGGTTCAGGGCGGCCGGCGATCCGGCGGAGCGCGCGGTGGGGAAGCTGACGCTGGGCGTCATCCGCGAGGAGCTGGCCCGCATCGTCGCGCAGCGGTCGGCGGACGACCCTCATCTGCACTACCTCGACGGCAACGACCTGTACGGCCCGGAGGACTACGCCGAGCTTCCCCTGCCCGACCAGCTCCACCCGGACCCGGCGGGGCAGCGGCGCATCGGCGAGAACTTCGCCCGGCTCGCGTTCGGCGCCGACGGTCCCTTCGTGGCCAAGACCGACTGA
- a CDS encoding ABC transporter substrate-binding protein: MQPQHTWEFTDDRGHLTTAAARPERVVAYIQAAATLWDHGLRPLGIFGSHHDGDTPDAAKAGELPLSEVRNFGAGSGIDLDGLIAAGPGLVVAVSYGGGQIYGIDPEAAKHLEEQVPVVVLDVGKDRTLAAIRDRFGELASALGAPREPAVAELAAAEDRLRSLTAAGGGPRVLALSAADAGTAYLARPQTWPDLRFLSDLGVRLVEPPEGPGANWYTAQWSEAAALAPDIVLADVRANAAPREQFADNEHWRAIAGRARILPWNPETPSSHHAHARLLGTVADAVEDN, translated from the coding sequence ATGCAGCCGCAGCACACCTGGGAGTTCACCGACGACCGAGGTCATCTGACCACGGCAGCCGCAAGACCGGAGCGGGTGGTCGCCTACATACAGGCGGCAGCGACGCTCTGGGACCACGGTCTGCGCCCCTTGGGCATCTTCGGTTCGCACCATGACGGCGACACCCCCGACGCGGCCAAGGCGGGTGAGCTGCCGCTGTCCGAGGTACGGAACTTCGGCGCGGGCAGCGGTATCGACCTGGACGGGCTGATCGCCGCCGGGCCAGGTCTTGTGGTGGCCGTCAGCTACGGCGGCGGACAGATCTACGGCATCGATCCGGAGGCGGCCAAGCATCTGGAGGAGCAGGTCCCCGTCGTCGTCCTGGACGTGGGCAAGGACCGCACGCTCGCCGCGATCCGCGACCGGTTCGGCGAGCTGGCTTCGGCCCTGGGTGCTCCCCGGGAGCCGGCCGTCGCCGAGCTGGCGGCCGCCGAGGACCGGCTGCGGTCGCTGACGGCGGCCGGCGGCGGCCCCCGGGTGCTCGCCCTGTCGGCGGCCGACGCCGGCACGGCGTATCTGGCCCGCCCGCAGACCTGGCCGGACCTGCGGTTCCTGAGCGATCTCGGGGTCAGGCTCGTCGAACCGCCGGAAGGGCCTGGCGCCAACTGGTACACCGCACAGTGGTCCGAGGCCGCCGCGCTCGCGCCGGACATCGTGCTGGCGGACGTACGGGCCAACGCGGCGCCGCGCGAGCAGTTCGCGGACAACGAGCACTGGCGGGCAATCGCCGGGCGGGCCCGGATCCTGCCGTGGAACCCGGAGACGCCGAGCAGCCATCATGCGCATGCCCGCCTCCTCGGCACGGTCGCCGACGCCGTCGAGGACAATTAG
- the dhaL gene encoding dihydroxyacetone kinase subunit DhaL has protein sequence MPDQEPDPTLDAAFFRRWLIATAAAVEREADRLTELDSAIGDADHGSNLQRGFRAVTAVLEKESPATPAAVLTLAGRQLISTVGGASGPLYGTLLRRTGKALGDEPEVSHATLAEALGAGVAAVAQLGGAKAGDKTMLDALEPAVTALGTSFGAAAEAAEAGAAATVPMQAHKGRASYLGERSIGHQDPGATSAALLIAALGTAAEESR, from the coding sequence GTGCCTGACCAGGAACCCGACCCGACGCTCGACGCCGCCTTCTTCCGCCGCTGGCTCATCGCCACAGCGGCGGCGGTCGAGCGGGAGGCCGACCGGCTGACCGAGCTGGACTCGGCGATCGGCGACGCCGACCACGGCAGCAACCTGCAGCGCGGCTTCCGGGCCGTGACCGCCGTACTGGAGAAGGAGTCGCCGGCCACGCCCGCCGCCGTACTGACCCTGGCGGGCCGGCAGCTGATCTCCACCGTGGGCGGCGCCTCGGGACCGCTGTACGGGACGCTGCTGCGGCGTACGGGCAAGGCGCTCGGCGACGAGCCCGAGGTCAGCCACGCCACGCTGGCCGAGGCGCTCGGCGCGGGTGTCGCGGCCGTGGCCCAGCTCGGCGGTGCCAAGGCCGGCGACAAGACGATGCTGGACGCGCTGGAGCCGGCGGTCACCGCGCTCGGCACGTCGTTCGGGGCGGCGGCCGAGGCGGCGGAGGCCGGCGCCGCGGCGACCGTGCCGATGCAGGCGCACAAGGGCAGGGCGAGCTATCTCGGGGAGCGCAGCATCGGGCACCAGGACCCCGGCGCGACGTCCGCCGCCCTGCTGATCGCGGCGCTCGGCACGGCCGCCGAGGAAAGCCGATGA
- a CDS encoding TetR/AcrR family transcriptional regulator, with the protein MAADKRAAGGMSEQRRLRLRLEISREAARLFWKQGVADTSGEQIAAAVGLSVRTIWRHFRNKESCAEPIVTQGVEWFMNVMRDWPRHSSLEDHIVAELKKRATDVDPAELADEMLATKMIALGDTEPAIRSAWLMACDQVEHELTGILASRLSRPADDIEVRLHAATAAAAMRVVDEDIGAMLLAGTDLAQFKDLSAVSARIVGAIRTATGGAVGDPVEAA; encoded by the coding sequence ATGGCGGCGGACAAGCGCGCGGCAGGCGGAATGAGTGAGCAGCGACGGCTGCGGCTGCGGCTCGAAATCTCCCGGGAGGCGGCGCGCCTGTTCTGGAAGCAGGGCGTCGCCGACACCAGCGGTGAGCAGATCGCGGCCGCGGTGGGGCTCTCCGTACGCACCATCTGGCGGCACTTCCGCAACAAGGAGAGCTGCGCCGAGCCGATCGTGACGCAGGGCGTCGAGTGGTTCATGAACGTGATGCGCGACTGGCCCCGGCACAGCTCCCTCGAAGATCACATCGTCGCGGAGCTGAAGAAGCGCGCGACCGACGTGGACCCGGCCGAGTTGGCCGACGAAATGCTCGCCACCAAGATGATCGCCCTCGGCGACACGGAGCCGGCGATCCGTTCGGCCTGGCTGATGGCCTGCGACCAGGTGGAACACGAGCTGACCGGCATCCTCGCGAGCCGGCTGAGCCGCCCGGCCGACGACATCGAGGTACGGCTGCACGCCGCGACGGCCGCGGCGGCGATGCGGGTGGTGGACGAGGACATCGGCGCCATGCTGCTGGCCGGCACCGATCTCGCCCAGTTCAAGGACCTGTCGGCCGTCTCGGCGCGCATCGTGGGTGCGATCCGCACGGCCACCGGCGGCGCCGTGGGCGACCCCGTCGAGGCCGCCTGA
- the dhaK gene encoding dihydroxyacetone kinase subunit DhaK, whose protein sequence is MKMLINVPETVVDDALRGMAAAHPDLAVDVANRVVVRRDAPVAGKVGLVSGGGSGHEPLHGGFVGPGMLSAACPGEVFTSPVPDQMVRAAAAVDSGAGVLFIVKNYTGDVLNFDMAAELAEDEGVQVAKVLVNDDVAVTDSLFTAGRRGTGATLFVEKLAGAAAEEGAPLERVEAIARQVNESSRSFGVALTAVSTPAKGSPTFDLPQGELELGIGIHGEPGRERRAMMTSREIADFAVNAVLEDLKPTGPVLALVNGMGGTPLLELYGFNAEVQRVLGERGVSVARTLVGNYVTSLDMAGCSVTLCQVDEDLLRLWDAPVQTPALRWGR, encoded by the coding sequence GTGAAGATGCTCATCAACGTGCCGGAAACCGTGGTCGACGACGCGCTGCGCGGGATGGCGGCGGCGCATCCGGACCTCGCCGTGGACGTGGCGAACCGCGTGGTGGTACGGCGCGACGCGCCCGTCGCCGGCAAGGTCGGCCTCGTCTCGGGCGGCGGCTCGGGACACGAGCCGCTGCACGGCGGGTTCGTCGGCCCGGGGATGCTCTCCGCCGCGTGTCCCGGCGAGGTGTTCACCAGTCCCGTGCCCGACCAGATGGTGCGGGCCGCCGCGGCCGTGGACAGCGGCGCGGGCGTGCTGTTCATCGTGAAGAACTACACCGGCGACGTCCTCAACTTCGACATGGCGGCCGAGCTCGCCGAGGACGAGGGCGTCCAGGTCGCGAAGGTCCTGGTCAACGATGACGTGGCGGTCACCGACAGCCTGTTCACGGCCGGCCGGCGCGGTACGGGTGCCACGCTCTTCGTCGAGAAACTGGCGGGCGCCGCGGCCGAGGAGGGCGCGCCGCTGGAGCGGGTCGAGGCCATCGCGCGGCAGGTCAACGAGTCGTCGCGCAGCTTCGGCGTCGCGCTGACCGCCGTCAGTACGCCGGCCAAGGGCAGCCCGACGTTCGACCTGCCGCAGGGCGAGCTGGAGCTGGGCATCGGCATCCACGGCGAGCCGGGCCGTGAGCGGCGCGCCATGATGACGTCCCGCGAGATCGCGGACTTCGCGGTGAACGCGGTCCTGGAGGACCTGAAGCCGACGGGCCCGGTACTCGCGCTGGTCAACGGCATGGGCGGCACCCCGCTGCTGGAGCTGTACGGATTCAACGCCGAGGTGCAGCGGGTGCTGGGCGAGCGGGGTGTGTCGGTGGCTCGTACGCTCGTCGGGAACTATGTGACCTCGCTCGACATGGCGGGCTGCTCGGTGACCCTGTGCCAGGTCGACGAGGACCTGCTGCGACTGTGGGACGCGCCGGTGCAGACCCCCGCGCTCCGCTGGGGTCGCTGA
- a CDS encoding aspartate aminotransferase family protein, producing the protein MAATTTGPTTVSPSATDTFWADAENHLVRYGTEFTHEVIDRAAGSFLYAADGRKILDFTSGQMSAILGHSHPEIVATVQRQVATLDHLFSGMLSRPVVDLARRLAGTLPEPLKKVLLLTTGGESNEAAIRMAKLVTGKHEIVSFARSWHGMTQAAASATYSAGRKGYGPAAPGNFAIPVPNAYRPDFTAADGSLDWRRQLDFAFDLIDAQSTGSLAACLVEPILSSGGIIEPPLGYFAALKEKCEERGMLLILDEAQTGLCRTGTWYAFERDGIVPDILTLSKTLGAGLPLAAVVTSAEIEQEAYERGFLFLTTHVADPLVAAVGNTVLDVLTAEKLDARARSLGAFLHDGLTDIATRHEVVGDVRGRGLLAGLELVVDRETKRSSNELGARVTRRCLELGLHTNIVQIAGMGGVLRMAPPLTATEDELSLGLTILDQAIADSA; encoded by the coding sequence ATGGCTGCTACGACCACTGGTCCGACCACCGTATCGCCGTCCGCCACCGACACTTTCTGGGCCGACGCGGAGAACCATCTCGTCCGCTACGGCACCGAGTTCACCCACGAGGTCATCGACCGCGCTGCGGGGAGTTTCCTCTACGCCGCCGACGGCCGGAAGATCCTCGACTTCACCTCCGGCCAGATGAGCGCGATCCTCGGCCACTCGCACCCGGAGATCGTCGCGACCGTCCAGCGGCAGGTCGCCACCCTCGACCATCTCTTCAGCGGCATGCTCAGCCGGCCGGTGGTCGACCTCGCCAGGCGGCTGGCCGGCACGCTGCCCGAGCCGCTGAAGAAGGTGCTGCTGCTGACCACCGGCGGTGAGTCGAACGAGGCCGCCATCCGGATGGCGAAGCTGGTCACGGGCAAACACGAGATCGTCTCGTTCGCGCGGTCCTGGCACGGCATGACGCAGGCCGCCGCCTCCGCCACGTACAGCGCGGGCCGCAAGGGCTACGGCCCCGCCGCGCCCGGCAACTTCGCGATCCCGGTGCCGAACGCGTACCGGCCCGACTTCACCGCGGCGGACGGCTCGCTGGACTGGCGGCGCCAGCTGGACTTCGCCTTCGACCTGATCGACGCGCAGTCGACGGGCAGCCTGGCCGCGTGCCTGGTCGAACCGATCCTCAGCTCGGGCGGCATCATCGAGCCGCCGCTCGGGTACTTCGCCGCGCTGAAGGAGAAGTGCGAGGAGCGCGGCATGCTGCTGATCCTGGACGAGGCCCAGACCGGCCTGTGCCGCACCGGGACCTGGTACGCGTTCGAGCGCGACGGCATCGTGCCCGACATCCTCACCCTGTCGAAGACCCTGGGCGCCGGGCTCCCGCTGGCGGCCGTGGTCACCAGCGCCGAGATCGAGCAGGAGGCGTACGAGCGCGGGTTCCTGTTCCTGACCACCCACGTCGCCGACCCGCTGGTGGCGGCGGTGGGCAACACCGTCCTGGATGTCCTGACCGCCGAAAAGCTCGACGCCCGCGCGCGCTCGCTCGGCGCGTTCCTGCACGACGGCCTGACCGACATCGCCACCCGCCACGAGGTCGTCGGCGACGTCCGCGGCAGGGGCCTGCTGGCGGGCCTCGAACTCGTCGTGGACCGCGAGACGAAGCGCAGCTCGAACGAACTGGGCGCGAGGGTCACCCGCCGCTGCCTCGAACTCGGCCTGCA
- a CDS encoding LysR family transcriptional regulator: MNPWRLRLLSQLDTLGTVRAVAQAASLSPSSVSQQLAVLEAETRTQLLERTGRRVRLTPAGLILARRARAILDHMDTVEAELRGFGEEPAGLVRLGAFQSAIHTMAVPAVTRLAREHPHLDIELLQLEPHESMPALRNGDADVIITTTDFDELPLGPDLDLVPLATEPVLLVVPPGHPAAGRGAVDLAAYADESWAFDVPQSYMANLAQRLCRQSGFEPRVVCRFSNYMMTLQHVEAGLSIALLPGLAVDRRYRVATRELPTPVTRTITAAVRRGSPPRAAVRVVLDALRRLPELATDVT, encoded by the coding sequence ATGAATCCCTGGAGACTGCGCCTGCTGAGCCAGCTGGACACACTGGGCACCGTCCGGGCCGTGGCCCAGGCGGCCAGCCTGAGCCCGTCCAGCGTCTCCCAGCAGCTCGCCGTGCTGGAGGCCGAGACCCGTACCCAGCTCCTGGAGCGCACGGGGCGGCGGGTGCGGCTGACACCCGCCGGGCTGATCCTCGCGCGGCGGGCGCGGGCGATCCTCGACCACATGGACACCGTCGAGGCGGAGCTGCGCGGCTTCGGCGAAGAGCCCGCCGGGCTGGTGCGGCTGGGGGCGTTCCAGAGCGCGATCCACACCATGGCGGTGCCGGCGGTCACCCGGCTGGCCCGCGAACACCCGCATCTCGACATCGAGTTGCTGCAACTGGAGCCGCACGAGAGCATGCCGGCGCTCCGCAACGGCGACGCGGACGTCATCATCACGACCACCGACTTCGACGAGCTGCCGCTCGGGCCCGACCTCGACCTCGTACCGCTGGCCACCGAGCCGGTCCTGCTCGTGGTGCCTCCCGGGCACCCGGCAGCGGGGCGCGGCGCCGTCGACCTGGCGGCGTACGCGGACGAGTCGTGGGCGTTCGACGTACCGCAGTCGTACATGGCCAATCTCGCCCAGCGGCTGTGCCGTCAGTCGGGCTTCGAGCCGCGGGTGGTGTGCAGGTTCAGCAACTACATGATGACGCTGCAGCACGTCGAGGCCGGGCTGTCGATCGCGCTGCTGCCCGGCCTGGCGGTCGACCGCCGCTATCGCGTCGCCACCAGGGAACTTCCGACTCCGGTGACCCGTACGATCACGGCCGCCGTGCGCCGCGGCTCGCCGCCCCGCGCCGCGGTACGTGTCGTGCTGGACGCGCTGCGTCGCCTCCCGGAGCTGGCCACGGACGTCACTTAG
- a CDS encoding BlaI/MecI/CopY family transcriptional regulator: MGEYGGTHGGPRRRGRGELESLVLAALRQAPGPATADWVRHRLGDDLAYTTVMTILTRLYAKHAVTRQRSGRAFEWRAALDEAGLAALRMRKVLESAGDRAAVLTSFVTGLGPADEGLLRDLLSRRTDRRGDST; encoded by the coding sequence TTGGGGGAGTACGGCGGTACGCACGGCGGCCCCCGCAGACGCGGCAGGGGCGAACTGGAGTCGCTGGTGCTCGCGGCGCTGCGCCAGGCGCCGGGACCCGCGACGGCCGACTGGGTGCGGCACCGGCTCGGCGACGACCTCGCCTACACGACGGTGATGACCATCCTGACCAGGCTCTACGCCAAGCACGCCGTCACCAGACAGCGGTCGGGCCGCGCCTTCGAATGGCGCGCGGCCCTGGACGAGGCCGGCCTCGCGGCGCTGCGGATGCGCAAGGTGCTGGAGAGCGCGGGCGACCGGGCGGCCGTCCTCACCAGCTTCGTCACCGGACTCGGGCCGGCCGACGAGGGCCTGCTGCGGGACCTGCTGTCCCGCAGGACCGACCGGCGCGGCGACAGCACGTAA
- a CDS encoding SDR family oxidoreductase — MDRETTDANDGRALRCLVTGATGYIGGRLVPELLDAGHQVRCLARRPHTLRDHPWIDRAEVVRGDVTDAESVGEALRGIDVAYYLVHALGGGRDFAATDRHAAQVFAEQARAQGVRRIVFLGALTPAGVPEAELSPHLRSRTEVGRILLDSGVPTAVLRAAVIIGSGSASFEMLRYLTERLPVMVTPSWVHTTIQPIAVRDVLRYLVGCAALPADVNRTFDIGGPDVLTYLDMMRRYAAVAGLPRRLILPVPLLTPRLSSHWVGLVTPVPRSIARPLVESLRHEVVCHERDIARYVPDPPQGLSTFDRAVELALRRIQDADVSTRWSSASVAGAPSDPLPTDPDWAGGSLYTDRRQRVVDAPPEALWRVIEGIGGENGWYSFRQAWVVRGWLDRLVGGVGLRRGRRDARRLRVGDALDFWRVEEIEQGRLLRLRAEMRLPGLAWLELRADPEGEGQAVFRQRALFHPQGLLGHAYWWSVWPFHSAVFGGMARNITGAAHAAAQVTPPGRSDPGPVTVTKR; from the coding sequence ATGGACCGCGAGACGACAGATGCGAACGACGGCCGGGCGCTGCGGTGCCTGGTGACCGGGGCCACCGGGTACATCGGCGGGCGGCTGGTGCCCGAGCTGCTGGACGCCGGGCACCAGGTGCGCTGTCTGGCGCGCCGGCCGCACACGCTGCGCGACCATCCCTGGATCGACCGCGCCGAGGTGGTACGCGGCGACGTCACCGACGCCGAGTCGGTCGGCGAGGCGCTGCGCGGCATCGACGTGGCGTACTACCTGGTGCACGCGCTGGGCGGCGGCCGGGACTTCGCCGCCACCGACCGGCACGCCGCGCAGGTCTTCGCCGAGCAGGCGCGCGCCCAGGGGGTGCGGCGCATCGTCTTCCTCGGGGCGCTCACCCCCGCCGGGGTGCCCGAGGCCGAGCTGTCGCCGCATCTTCGCTCGCGTACCGAGGTGGGCCGGATCCTGCTGGATTCCGGCGTGCCGACGGCGGTCCTGCGGGCCGCCGTCATCATCGGGTCGGGTTCGGCGTCGTTCGAGATGCTGCGGTACCTGACCGAGCGGCTGCCGGTGATGGTCACCCCGAGCTGGGTGCACACCACCATTCAGCCGATCGCCGTCCGCGATGTGCTGCGCTATCTGGTCGGCTGCGCCGCGCTCCCGGCCGATGTCAACCGCACGTTCGACATCGGCGGCCCCGACGTGCTGACGTACCTCGACATGATGCGGCGCTACGCCGCTGTGGCCGGGCTGCCCCGGCGGCTGATTCTGCCTGTGCCGCTGCTGACGCCCCGGCTGTCCAGCCACTGGGTGGGGCTGGTCACGCCGGTGCCCCGGTCGATCGCCCGGCCGCTGGTGGAGTCGCTGCGCCACGAGGTCGTCTGTCACGAGCGGGACATCGCCCGGTACGTGCCGGATCCGCCGCAGGGTCTCTCCACCTTCGACCGGGCGGTCGAGCTGGCGCTTCGGCGTATCCAGGACGCCGACGTGTCGACCCGCTGGTCGTCCGCCTCGGTGGCGGGCGCGCCGAGCGATCCGCTGCCGACGGATCCCGACTGGGCGGGCGGCAGTCTGTACACGGACCGGCGGCAGCGGGTGGTGGACGCTCCCCCGGAGGCGCTGTGGCGGGTCATCGAGGGGATCGGCGGGGAGAACGGCTGGTACTCGTTCCGGCAGGCGTGGGTGGTGCGGGGCTGGCTCGACCGGCTCGTCGGGGGTGTCGGACTGCGGCGCGGCCGGCGGGACGCGCGGCGGCTGCGGGTCGGTGACGCGCTGGACTTCTGGCGGGTCGAGGAGATCGAGCAGGGCAGGCTGCTGCGGCTGCGGGCCGAGATGCGGCTGCCCGGTCTTGCCTGGCTGGAGCTGCGGGCCGACCCGGAGGGCGAAGGGCAGGCGGTCTTCCGGCAGCGGGCGCTGTTCCATCCGCAGGGGCTGCTGGGACACGCGTACTGGTGGAGCGTGTGGCCGTTCCACTCGGCGGTGTTCGGCGGTATGGCGCGCAACATCACGGGAGCGGCCCACGCGGCGGCCCAGGTGACCCCGCCCGGCCGGTCCGATCCGGGTCCTGTCACCGTCACGAAGCGGTGA
- a CDS encoding PTS-dependent dihydroxyacetone kinase phosphotransferase subunit DhaM → MSVEKPVGIVLVSHSGPVAAAVAELARGLAGSGPEAPLAAAGGTPDGGLGTSSELITAAAAEVDRGAGVALLVDLGSAVLTVKTLLIDGDELPDGARLIDAPFVEGAVAAVVTASAGGDLDAVEAAAAEAYSYRKT, encoded by the coding sequence ATGAGCGTCGAGAAGCCCGTCGGCATCGTGCTCGTGTCGCACAGCGGACCGGTCGCCGCGGCCGTCGCCGAGCTGGCGCGCGGTCTCGCGGGCAGCGGCCCCGAGGCACCGCTCGCAGCGGCGGGCGGCACACCGGACGGCGGGCTCGGTACGAGTTCGGAGCTGATCACGGCGGCTGCCGCAGAGGTGGACAGGGGCGCGGGCGTGGCCCTGCTGGTCGACCTGGGCAGCGCCGTCCTGACGGTCAAGACGCTGCTGATCGACGGCGACGAACTCCCCGACGGCGCCCGCCTGATCGACGCGCCGTTCGTGGAGGGCGCGGTGGCCGCCGTGGTGACGGCATCGGCGGGCGGCGACCTGGACGCCGTGGAGGCCGCGGCAGCCGAGGCGTACTCGTACCGCAAGACGTAG
- a CDS encoding TetR/AcrR family transcriptional regulator produces the protein MVRAGLTPERLTQGAAELADEVGFDQVTVSALARRYDVKVASLYSHLKSSDDLRIRIALYALEELADRVSAALAGRAGKDALVAFADAYRDYAREHPGRYDAARLRLDPETAAASAGVRHAQMTRAILRGYALTEPDQTHAVRLLGSVFHGYVSLEMSGGFSHSLPDSQESWTWIVDSLDAMLRDWPRS, from the coding sequence ATGGTTCGAGCAGGACTGACCCCGGAACGCCTGACCCAGGGAGCCGCGGAGCTCGCCGACGAGGTGGGCTTCGACCAGGTGACCGTCTCGGCGCTCGCCCGGCGGTACGACGTCAAGGTCGCGAGTCTGTACTCGCATCTGAAGAGCTCCGACGACCTCAGGATCCGGATCGCCCTGTACGCCTTGGAGGAGCTGGCCGACCGTGTCTCCGCCGCGCTCGCGGGGCGCGCGGGCAAGGACGCCCTGGTCGCCTTCGCCGACGCGTACCGCGACTACGCGCGGGAGCACCCCGGCCGCTACGACGCGGCGCGGCTCAGGCTCGACCCGGAGACGGCGGCGGCGAGCGCAGGCGTCCGGCACGCCCAGATGACGCGGGCGATCCTGCGCGGGTACGCCCTCACGGAGCCGGACCAGACCCACGCGGTCCGGCTGCTCGGCAGCGTCTTCCACGGCTACGTGAGCCTGGAGATGAGCGGTGGTTTCAGCCACAGCCTGCCCGACAGCCAGGAGAGCTGGACCTGGATCGTCGACTCCCTCGACGCGATGCTGCGCGACTGGCCCCGGTCCTGA